CGTCAAGCGGATCCAGTCGTCGCTCAAACGCGGCGACGCCGTGGCATTCAAGGTCATGCGCCCCGCCCCAGGTCCGCGCGGCCAGAGGCAGTGGACCGGCGTCTACCTGTCGGGCGTGCTGCCGAAGTGACCGGACCCGATTCTCGTCGCAGGGGCGGCGCCAGCCGCCCCTGCCGCGTTTTGCGGACCGCGCGCGCCGCGGATCCGGATTTCGCTGTTTCTGCTTTTTGGGAGTATGCTGAAGGCAGGCTTTCCCGCCGATGGGAGTGGATGAAAGCGCCCGCCCGCCGCGGCGGGACGTTTCATGCCGGAGCGGATGGATGACGAGATCCCGATTTTTCCTGATTGTTCTTGCGGCGCTCTTCCTGCCCCTGTTCGGGCAGGATGCCGTGCCGGGCCGCTACATCGTCGAGTTCAGCGGCGAACCGGCCATCCGGCATCCCCAGCCGGAGCGGCGCCGCGCCGAGATCCGCGAGCAGCAGCGCTCGGCTGAAGCGCTCCTGCGTTTGCGGGGCGCACGGCTCCGCGCCCGCCTCGACACGGTGCTCAATGCAGCCGTCGTGGAAGCCGCCGACGAGTCCATGCTGCGCCGCCTGCCGGGCGTGCGCCGCGTCACTCCCGTCCGCGTCTACGAACTGTTCCTGAACCGCGCGCTCGTCAACCACAAGGCGGCCGAGGCATGGGATCTGAGCGGCGGAATGGAACTGGCGGGCAAGGGCGCGAAAATCGCCATTCTCGACACGGGCATCGACACCCGTCATCCGGGCTTCCAGCCCCCGCCCGGCTGGCAGATGCCGGAAGGCTATCCGCGCGCCAGCGCTCCGGAAGGCGTTCCGGAACTGGCCGAGGAGAACCGCGCCCTGACCAACGCCAAGGTGATCGTCGTGCGCAGTTACGATAAGCTCCGGTCGGCGCGCGACACCGACGGGCACGGCACCGCCGTGGCCATGGTGGCCGCCGGCTTGCGGCACGAGAGTCCGCGCGGCGTGATCTCCGGCATCGCCCCGGCTGCCTGGATCGGCGCCTACCGCGTCAGCAACCCCAACGACGGCCTGATTTACAGCGATGTCGTCCTGCAGGCTCTCGAGGACGCTGTCAAGGACGGCATGGACGTCATCAACATGAGCTTCGGCTCCGTGGGAGCGGCTTCTTCGGACAATGATCTTCTGGCCGATGCCGTCCGCAACGCCGTCGCCGCCGGCATCGTCGTGGTCAACGCCGCCGGCAACACCGCCGGTCCGATGACCGTCGACGATACTGCGGGTTCCGAAAAGGTGATCGGCGCGGGCTCCAACGACGCCGCGCCGGAAAACGTCACCCAGGTCATCCCCTCGCGGGGGCTGCCCGCTCCCGGACAGGCGTCCAGCAATGTCCAGTCGCACCCGCCCGTCATGGGACCGCTGGTTGATGCCGCCCGCTTCGGCGACCGGCTCGGATGCCGCCCCTATCCCGAGGATGCGCTCAAGAATCAGATCCCGCTCATCGAGCGCGGCGGCTGCTTCTTCCATGAAAAGCTCGCCAACGCCGCCGCCGCCGGCGCCCCTGCCGCCATCGTCTTCAACTCCGCCACCCCCGCCAGCGGCACGCCCGAGGATCTGATCGTGATGAACGTCGATGACAATCCCACGATCCCCGGCATCTTCATCCGCAATAGCGACGGAACCCGGCTGAAGGAGTACCTGACGTTTTTCGACGACATCGAGGTCACGCTCCGCTTCCCCACGCCGGACGCCCTGCCGAACCGGATTTCTTCTTTCTCCAGCCGCGGTCCCTCCGTCGATCTGCGCATCAAGCCGGACCTGCTCGCCACCGGCTCGCCGGTCTACACGGCCGCGTTGCGGGAAATTACGGCCGACTGCGATATCTGCGATCCCTCCGGCTACAGAAGCGTCTCCGGTACCAGCTTCTCCGCGCCGCTGGTGGCCGGCGCGGCGGCGGTGCTCAAAGCCGCCCGCCCTGACCTCGGCCTCGATGCCTACCGTTCGCTCCTGATCAATGCGGCCCAGCCGTTCCAGTTTTCCAATGGTGAGACGGCGCCGGTGCAATCGGCCGGCGCCGGCATGCTCGACCTGCTGCGGGCCATGCGCTCCGTCCTCGCCGCCGATCCCGTCTCCATCAGCTTCGGCGCCGGGGGCGGCAACGTGGAGGCGGAAAGAGAGCTCCGCCTGCGGAATCTCTCCGATGAGCCCGTCACTCTGTCTCTCGAGATCGACTCTGCGGATGCCGCGAAGCCTCAGGTCGAGCCGGCGGAACTGACCATCGAACCGCGCCAGACCGCTTCCGTCAAAGTGCGCTTCAGCGAATCCGGTCTCGAGCCCGGCACCTATCAGGGCTTCATTCTCGTCAAGCCCGTGGAGAAGACGCCCGAGTCGGACGGAGACGGCGGCGAGCCCGGTGGCGGCCCTGACGGAGAGACCGGCGCCGGCAAGACGGTAGAAGGCAGAACTGCCGCCATGATCCGCGCCAGCGCTGCCGCCGGGACCGGAACCGAAGGCGAGGGCGAAGGCGAAGGCGAGGGCGAAGGCGAAGGCGAGGGCGAGGGCGGGGAAGAGGGCGATCCCGGGGAAGACCCCGGCCCCGTAGCGAAACCGCTTCCGCCCGAAATCCGCGTGCCCTACTGGTACGGCGTCCGCGGCACCGGACCCGACGCCATGGTCGTCGTGCGCCGTCCGTCCAGTCCCCGGCCCGGCAGCAGGGTGCAGGTCATCCTCCGCATCCACGACCGCGCCGGACTCCCGATTCCCGACCTGACGCCCCGCGTGGCCCCCGTCTCCGGCGGCGGCACGGTCAGCCGGGTCGTGCGCGCGGATCCGCGCTCGTTCCCCGATTGCTGGGAGGTCTCTATCACTACGGGGCCCTTTGCCGGCCCGAACGTCTTCCAGGTGGAAGTGGAAGGCCGCCTGTTCACCTTCCAGATCACCACGTCGAACTGAATCCCGCTGCGCGCCGTCCCCGGCCCTGCGGCCGGCCGTCGGATTCCGCCGCAGTGTGCTACGCTTGGCTCAAGTATGGCCAACCGCAGCGTCAACAAGGTCATCCTCATCGGGCACCTCGGCCGCGACGCCGAAACCCGTTACACCACATCCGGCGTGCCTGTCACCCGCTTCACTCTCGCCACCAACCGCCGCGTGAAAGACCCCGCCACCGGCGAGTGGAAGGACGAAACCGATTGGCACAACGTCACCGTCTGGCGCCAGGAGAATCTCGGCCAGTACCTCACCAAGGGCAAGCAGGTTTACGTCGAGGGGCGCCTGCAGACGCGCAGCTACGACGACCGCGACTCCGGGCAGAAGCGCTACTTCACCGAGGTCGTGGCCGAAGAGATCTTCCTCCTCGGTTCCCGCGGTGAAGGAGCAGGCGAGCCCTACGAGGGAGCCCCGCGCGCCACAGGCGCTCCAAAGCCGCGTCCGGAGCCTTCCGCCGACGAGCCCGACCTCTCCGGTCCCATCACCGACGACGACGTCCCGTTCTGACGGACAGGTTCTCTGCGGACTTCAGCCCGCGGAATCTCCGGGCGTCCGCATCTTTTGACCGATTGGAAACCGTTCTGTCATTGCCAGGACACCCGTTCCTTCTAGGCTGAAGGGTCGTCGGCCTGCTGCCCGCCGGCCGGCAACGATCCAATCCTGTCTGGGAGGAATTCCTTGCTCTTTGTCAGATTGTCTTTCCTGGCTGCGGCCGTTCTCGCGGTGCCCTGCGTCATGGCGCAAAGCACCCTGGGCGTCATCCTCGGAACCGTCACCGATCCGAGCGGCGCTGCCGTCCAGAATGCCGAGGTCAAGATCCGGAACCTGGCTGAAAACCTCGAGCTGACCGCGCGCACCAACGGCTCCGGCGATTACGAGGTCCTCGACCTGAAACCGGGTTCGTACTCCGTCACCATCGCTGCGCCAGGCTTCCGGCAGTTCCGCGCCACGGAACTCACGCTGCAGGCGCGCGCCCGCCTGCGCGTCGACGCCCGCCTCGATGTCGGCGAGATCTCGCAGACCGTCGAAGTCGTCTCCTCGGCGGGCGTCATCGCCACCGATACTCCCGCCATCGCCTCCTACCTCACCGCCAACAAAGTCCTCGACCTGCCCTCCAACGTCCGCGGCGCCGGCAGCACCAGCCCCTACGCGCTGCTGCAGACCCTGCCCGGCGTGCAGGCTGACAACGGCCTCGGTCTCTCCGTCCAGGGCGGCCTTCCCGCGCAGAGCGAATCGAGCGTCGACGGCATCTCCATCACGCAGGTCACCGGCAACAGCCCCAACCGCAACCAGTTCCTGTCCGTCGAATCGATCAACGAGATCCGCGTCCAGGGCGTGGGCAACACGGCCGAATTCGGCCAGCCCGGCGACATCACCGTCATCTCCAAGAGCGGTTCGAACGACTACCACGGCGCGCTGTTCTGGTATCACCAGAACAAGGCCTTCGACGCGCGCTCCTTCGGTCAGAACGTGCTGCCCGCCAAGATCGGCAACACCTTCGGCGCCACCGCCGGCGGCCCCCTGTCCATCCCCGGCCTCTACAACGGAAAGGACCGCACGTTCTTCTACTTCACCTGGGAGTCGCTCCGCTTCCCGCGCCAGAGCACGATCCAGAACACCGTGCCCACCGCCTTCCTCAAGCAGGGCGACTTCAGCCGCGAGGGCGTCAACATCCGCGACCCGCTCACGGGCCAGCCGTTCCCGAACAACGTCATTCCCTCCTCCCGCATCAACCCCGTCGCGCGGGCCATCCTGCCTGTCTACCCTGACCCCAACACCGGACCCACGGACCGCCGCTCCGTCGCCAACTACCGCGACAACCGCTCCACCACCATCGAGTCGGACCAGTTCGAGTTCCGCGGCGACCAGAACCTCGGCCAGAACCACCGCGTCTTCGGCCGCTTCTTCTACAAGAGCATCCCCTCTTCCGCCCCCAACAACCTGACGCTGCCCTCGGACACGATCCAGGAAAAATACTGGCAGGGCACGGGCAGCTGGTCCTACACCATCACCCCCTCGGTCCTCAACGAGCTGCGCATGGGCTTCGTCCGGTCCGACGCCTCGCGCATCTTCAACTTCGATGGCCGCGCCTTCACCAACAGCCTGAACCTCAGGGACATCCAGCGCGACATCTTCTTCAACGGCCTCCCGAATTTCAGCATCGACCTCTACACGGCCTTCAGCAAGGGCCGCCCCGGCTACAGCATCTCGGACAATTTCCAGATCATCGACAACCTCACGTGGACCCGCGGACGCCACACCTTCAAGTACGGCGGCGACATCCGCAACCTCCGCGCCCGCTCCGACCTTGGCTTCACCACGGGCAACAACTACGGCGATTTCGCCTTCGGCCCCACCTTCACCGGCTACGGTTTCGCCGATTTCCTCCTTGGCATCCCCGCCCAGAGCGCCATCGCCGTTGTCAGCCGCGACAACGACGGCCAGGCGTGGCATTACAAGTTCTACGCCCAGGACACGTGGCGCGCCACCAGCCGCCTCACCATCGACCTCGGCGTGCGCTACGAGCTGCACCCCGGCTACAAGGACAATGGCCTGAACATCGCGAACTTCGACCGCTCGATCCCCGTCACTGGCCGCGTCCTCATCATGTCGGACCCCAAGGCGCGCGAGTTCGTCGCGCCCGGCGCCGCGCTCTCCTTCAACGCCTGCCCCGCGCCGGCCATCAACGGCGTTCCCTGCACGCCCATCGTCACCGCCAAGGAAGCCGGACTTCCGGAAGCTCTCCGCAAGACGTACAAGACGCAGTTCCTCCCGCGGCTCGGCTTCGCCTACCGCCTCAATGACCGCACCACGCTGCGCGGCAGCGGCGGCTTCTACAACATGATCATCCTCGGCTCGGTGTTCTACTCGCTCACCGGCACCGTGCAGAGCGACGTGCGCAACTTCAACAACGTCGGCGCCGACGGGCGGCCCATCTTCACTCTGCCTGACACGCGCACGCCTGGCAGCGGCGTCCGCGGCGGCTCCATCGGCACCTTCGAGTTCCGCACCGCCAACCAGATCGACTTCCGCCCGCCGCAGATGTTCCAGTGGTCGCTCTCCATCGACCGCGAGCTGAACACGCATACCGGCATGCGCGTTTCCTACATCGGCAGCCGGTCCTACCATATGCCCTGGGCGCCCGACATCAACCAGATGCTGCCCTCGGACCGCTTCTTCTCCCAGCGCAGCAGCCTCGAGCGCCCCTTCCCGAACTTCGGCCTCATCTTCAGCCGCGACGCAGGCGCCAACGCTCTGTACAACTCGCTGCAGATCGAGCTGAACCGCCGCCTCGCCTCGGGCCTCGCCTTCACCACCGCCTACACTCTGGCCAAGAACCTCGCCGATAACGCCGGCCCCGCTCCTTCCGGCTTCGCCGGCGAAAATGGCGGCGGCCGCGTCACCAACTCGCTCGACCGGCGCGCCGACCGCGGCGACGTCTACGCGACGCGGCGCCACCGCACCGTCAACACCCTCGTCTACCAGCTGCCTTTCGGCAAAGGCCGCCGCTTCCTCTCCCAGGCCTCCCGCCCGGTCGACCTCGTCCTCGGCGGCTGGCAGTTTTCCACCATCCTCACGCTCCAGTCGGGACCCTTCCTGACGCCCGTGTTCACCGGCGGCGATCCCTCCGGCACCAACGCGCCCAGCCGCGGTTCGCAGCGCCCTGACCGCCTCGGCGCCGCCAACGGTAGCCTCTCCAATCCGACCCGCGACCAGTGGGCCGACCGTTCGGCGTTCGTCTGCCCCGGCCGCACGCCCGGAGCGCTTCAGTTCGATTGCCGCGTCGGCGCCGTCCCCGGCCGCGATCCCAACCCCATCGCCCGCTTCGGCAACGCCGGCGTCGGCATCCTCACCGGCCCCGGCACCTTCTCCTGGAACGCCGGCCTCCACAAGCGCATCATGCTCTCCGAAGGCGTCAGCTTCCGCCTCGAGGGCAGCTTCACCAACCTGCCCAACTGGACCAACCTCGGCGATCCCAACCTCAACATCGCCGACAACAATTTCGGCCGCATCACCGGCAGCCGCGGCGTCGACTTCGGCGGCGGCCGCACGGGCCAGGTCTCCCTGCGGCTCGAATTCTGAAGCATCCCCTCACGCTGCGTCTGCCACACAGCAAAGGGCCGGTCCGCCGCGCGCGGACCGGCCCTTGTTCGTTCTCCCGGGCGCCTTTCAGATCTTCGCTTCCGCCAGCTTCGCGCCCGTGGCTTCCTCCACCTCCGCGTGCAGCGAATTGCCGTGCGCGTCCATGGTGACCACGGCGAGGAAGTCTTCCACCAGCAGGTGCCACATCGCTTCCGGAATGCCGAACTCGAGCAGGTGCACCCCCAGCACCTTCTTCACCGTGCGCGCATAGAACTGCGCCGCGCCGCCGATGGCGTGCAGATACACCGCGCCGCATTCCTTCAGCCCTTCCGACGTCTTCTTCCCCATGCCGCCCTTGCCGACCACGGCTTTCACCCCGTAGCGGCGCAGCACCTCGGCCTGATACGGCTCCTCGCGGCTCGACGTCGTCGGCCCCGCCGCCTTCACCTGCCACGTCTCGCCCATCTTCAGCATCACCGGACCGCAGTGGTACAGAATCGCGCCCTTCAGGCTGACCGGCGGCTCGTGCTTCATCAGGTAGGCATGCACCGCATCGCGCCCCGTGAACATCTCGCCGCGGATCAGCACCACGTCGCCCACCTTCAGCGCCCGCATCTGCTCCGTGGTCAGCGGCGGCGTCAGCACGATCTCGCGCCCGGTCAGCGGGAAGCCGCTGTCTTTCGCCAGCTTCTCCACCGGGCGCGACGGATCGCGGTACAGCCACTCCGTGATCGCCCCGCTCGAGGCGTCCAGCCGCACGCCCAGCCGCCGGAACGCCCAGCAGTCGTAGGCCACCGAGACGAAGAACGACGCCGGCAGCCGGTTCGCCGCACAGATCTTGCACCCGATCAGCGCCACGCCTCCCCCCAGGCCCATCGCGCCGATGCCCAGCTTGTTGGCCTCCTCCATGATTTCGGCCTCGAGCTTCGCCAGCACCGGGTCCGGGTTCACGTCATCCAGCGTCCGCAGCAGCTGCATCTTCGCCAGATGGTAGCCGTGCGCGCGGTCCGATCCGATGCAGACGCCCAGCGCGCCCGGCGCGCAGCCCTGCCCCTGCGCCTGCCACACGGCGTGCAGGATGCACTTCTTCACGCCCTCCAGGTCGCGGTTGGCCCGGCCCAGCCGCGGCAGCTCGCACGGCAGCGAGTACTGGATGTTCTTGTTCTCGCACCCGCCCCCCTTCAGGATCAGCCGGATCTCGATGTCGTCCCGCTCGTGCTGCTCGAAGTGGATCACCGGCGTCTCCGGTCCGAGGTTGTCGCCCGAGTTCTTCCCCGTGATCGAGTCCACGCTGTTCGGCCGCAGCTTGCCGCGGCGCGTCGCCTCGGCCACCGCTTCGCGGATCGCCGCCGCGATCTGCATCTGGTTCACCCCCACGGGCGTGTGCACGAAAAACGTCGGCATGCCCGTGTCCTGGCAGATCGGGCCTTCGTCCTCCTGCGCCATGTCCGTGTTCAGCGCCATGATCGACAGCGCCTGATGCGACTGCGTGCCCGGCTGCTCGCGCTCGAGCGCCAGCCCCATGGCGGCGCGCACGTCCGGAGGCAGGTTGACCGATGTCTGCGTGATCAGCTCGATGAGACTGTCCCTGAGAAACTGCATGAAGGCGGCTCCTTTCGACACTCCCATCGTAGCGCCCGCGCCGCGCCCGGTTGAACTGCGCCGGGTCAGCGCAGCTTCAGCCGCGCCACCGCCGTCATGCCAGGACGCACCAGCGCCGACGGGCTCGTGAACGCGATCACCACCTGCTGTCTGTCGACGGACTTCACCTGCGCCTCCAGCGCCCCCTGCGGCAGCTCCGCCAGCACGATCAGCGCCGCGTCGCCCGGTCCCAGCCGCTTCGCGTACGCTTCCGGAGCGTCCGCCACCAGCTCCAGATGCGTCCACTCCGAGGCGATCTCCACCAGCCCCTCGAAGCCCTCTTCCACGGTCTCGCCCGCGCTTTTCCGGATCTGCACCACGATCCCGTCCGCCGGGGCGACAATGTTGCAGCTCGCCGCGCGCTCTTTGGCTTCATCCAGCATTGCCTGCTTCTCGGCGACGGCGGCGCGGGCGATCTCCAGTCCCGCCGCCGCTTCCTTGACGCGGTCCTGCGCCGCCGACAGCAGCCCCTCCACACGGTCCCGCTCCGCCAGCGCCTGTTTGTATTCTTCCTCCGCCTTCTGATAGACCAGCCTCGGCGTCGCTCCCTCCCGGATCAGCACCGATTGCCGCTGATAGATCTTCTCGATGCGCGCCAGCTCCCCGCGCGCCCGCGACGCTTCCGCCGCGAGCCGCGACTCTTCCAGCCGCAGCGCCGTCAGCTCCGCTTCCGCCGCTCGCGCCCGCGCTTCCGCCCGCTCCAGCTCGAGCCGCGCCTCGACCTCGTCCTCCCGGATGGCGTCGTTGGCGATGCGCCCGATCACCTGCCCTTCGTACACTTCATCGCCCGGCGCCACGGAGAACTCTTCCAGCACGCCCGACACGGGCGCGTTGATCGGGATGCGCTCCACCGCCCGGATCAGTCCTTCCAGCGTGATCTCCGTGCCGGCGGGCAGCTCCGTCTGCGCCTGCGGCGCCGCCGGCGCAGGCGCATGCCGGCGGTACCAGACCAGCGCCCCGGCCGCCACGGCGCTCAGCAGCACGACGCCCGTCAGCAGGATCCACTTGCCGCGCATCCTGATTCGATGATAGGGCATCCCCGCGGCGGGCGGCCCGTGCGGACCGCTTCGGCAGGCCATTCCCGCCCCCCGTCGGAGCGGCGCCGCTCCCGGCTTCAGCCCGAGAGCGCGTCGATGAGCGCGGGCGTGATCTCGAACAGGTCGCCCACCAGCGCGTAGTCTGCGATTTCGAAAATGGGCGCCTTCGGGTC
This DNA window, taken from Bryobacteraceae bacterium, encodes the following:
- the ssb gene encoding single-stranded DNA-binding protein, whose amino-acid sequence is MANRSVNKVILIGHLGRDAETRYTTSGVPVTRFTLATNRRVKDPATGEWKDETDWHNVTVWRQENLGQYLTKGKQVYVEGRLQTRSYDDRDSGQKRYFTEVVAEEIFLLGSRGEGAGEPYEGAPRATGAPKPRPEPSADEPDLSGPITDDDVPF
- the fumA gene encoding fumarate hydratase class I, whose protein sequence is MQFLRDSLIELITQTSVNLPPDVRAAMGLALEREQPGTQSHQALSIMALNTDMAQEDEGPICQDTGMPTFFVHTPVGVNQMQIAAAIREAVAEATRRGKLRPNSVDSITGKNSGDNLGPETPVIHFEQHERDDIEIRLILKGGGCENKNIQYSLPCELPRLGRANRDLEGVKKCILHAVWQAQGQGCAPGALGVCIGSDRAHGYHLAKMQLLRTLDDVNPDPVLAKLEAEIMEEANKLGIGAMGLGGGVALIGCKICAANRLPASFFVSVAYDCWAFRRLGVRLDASSGAITEWLYRDPSRPVEKLAKDSGFPLTGREIVLTPPLTTEQMRALKVGDVVLIRGEMFTGRDAVHAYLMKHEPPVSLKGAILYHCGPVMLKMGETWQVKAAGPTTSSREEPYQAEVLRRYGVKAVVGKGGMGKKTSEGLKECGAVYLHAIGGAAQFYARTVKKVLGVHLLEFGIPEAMWHLLVEDFLAVVTMDAHGNSLHAEVEEATGAKLAEAKI